The proteins below come from a single uncultured Methanobrevibacter sp. genomic window:
- a CDS encoding DUF128 domain-containing protein, with the protein MSESEHKIIEILRILNNQNKPTGSKLIAEELKNKGFNLGERAVRYHMQILDEKGYTKRMGYSGRQITELGRKKLEKGLIYDQVDFIYSKFEEMIYLTSFNYMNKTGDVVVNTSTIYDEEAFNIIKDVFKSGLCVSPYTNLNASNNNNEIQIKTICGTTIDGILLNEGIPTIPLYGGLVKIENYVPTKFTELISYKKTSVTPLDAFVAPGMTSVLNVINNGTGTIPANFRLIPSVGREKCINIINKLEKIGIGGVMAISQEGENILGIPVPEGMVGIAISGGVTPFCAAQELGYDIDIKIAEEIEGFNTLSPIADVKKILKPADNKVHTKTPFLLSKSWNLIQKVNFNVETRKGDIIVNVSYIKKDNLDEAIDIMKETYESNPKYINPYYQLVEHPTDYSKIGLATVCSLSIDGLLINNGIMSNPKYGGLLELSENPLFIDLISYNGSSVDPHKIFIAKNMTSITRNIGYNKILASLKEIPYISRDYAVHLLNILKNMGFSIYKIGKPRELTYNAKVDNYNFGVVAGSGLNLIGALKEKGIDVEVKAIAKLMKFEKMDRL; encoded by the coding sequence ATGTCAGAATCAGAACACAAAATAATCGAAATTTTAAGAATATTAAACAACCAAAACAAACCTACTGGTTCTAAACTAATAGCTGAAGAGCTAAAAAATAAAGGATTTAACTTAGGGGAACGTGCTGTTCGTTATCATATGCAAATTCTTGATGAAAAAGGATATACTAAGAGAATGGGTTATTCAGGTAGGCAAATCACAGAATTAGGTAGAAAAAAGCTTGAAAAAGGATTAATTTATGACCAAGTTGATTTCATTTATTCAAAATTTGAAGAAATGATTTATTTGACTAGTTTCAACTACATGAACAAAACAGGAGATGTTGTAGTAAACACCTCAACTATTTATGATGAAGAAGCGTTCAATATAATTAAAGATGTTTTCAAAAGTGGTCTTTGTGTTAGTCCTTACACTAATTTAAATGCAAGTAACAACAATAATGAAATACAAATAAAAACTATTTGTGGAACAACAATAGATGGAATCTTATTAAATGAAGGAATACCAACAATCCCATTATATGGAGGATTAGTTAAAATTGAAAATTACGTTCCAACAAAATTTACAGAGCTAATTTCTTATAAAAAAACATCAGTAACTCCTCTTGATGCATTTGTAGCTCCAGGAATGACTTCTGTATTAAATGTAATCAATAATGGAACTGGAACTATACCTGCCAATTTTCGCCTTATTCCAAGCGTAGGAAGAGAAAAATGTATAAACATAATTAATAAACTGGAAAAAATAGGAATTGGAGGAGTAATGGCAATTTCCCAAGAAGGAGAAAACATACTTGGAATTCCAGTACCTGAAGGAATGGTTGGAATAGCTATTAGTGGAGGAGTAACTCCATTTTGTGCAGCTCAAGAACTTGGATATGATATTGATATAAAAATAGCTGAAGAAATTGAAGGATTTAACACATTATCCCCAATAGCAGACGTTAAGAAGATATTAAAACCTGCAGATAATAAAGTTCATACAAAAACCCCCTTTTTACTTTCAAAATCATGGAACCTAATTCAGAAAGTAAATTTCAATGTAGAAACCCGAAAAGGAGATATCATAGTAAATGTTTCATATATCAAAAAAGATAATCTGGATGAGGCAATAGACATTATGAAAGAAACCTATGAATCAAATCCAAAATATATTAATCCTTACTACCAACTTGTAGAACACCCAACTGATTATAGTAAGATCGGATTAGCTACAGTTTGTAGTCTAAGTATTGATGGACTTTTAATAAACAACGGAATAATGAGCAATCCAAAATATGGTGGATTACTTGAATTAAGTGAAAACCCATTATTTATTGATTTAATATCATATAATGGATCTTCTGTTGACCCACACAAAATATTCATAGCTAAAAACATGACTTCAATAACTAGAAACATAGGATATAATAAAATATTAGCTAGTTTAAAAGAAATCCCCTATATTTCAAGAGATTATGCTGTACATTTATTAAATATCTTAAAGAATATGGGATTTTCAATTTATAAAATAGGCAAACCAAGAGAATTAACATATAATGCTAAAGTAGATAATTATAATTTCGGTGTTGTTGCAGGTAGTGGACTTAACCTTATTGGTGCACTTAAAGAAAAAGGCATAGATGTTGAAGTTAAAGCTATTGCAAAATTAATGAAATTTGAAAAAATGGATAGATTGTAG
- the glnA gene encoding type I glutamate--ammonia ligase: protein MTEKVNEELMENVIKQMKEDNIKFIRLQFVDINGTAKNIVIPFKEDEMEDLFTEGMLFDGSSIAGFVGINESDLVLKPDIHTYSRLSWRPEESAVCRFICDVWTPDGKPFAGDPRSVLKKSLAKIAKMGLQYNIGPEPEFFIVDIDDEGYPMPYDEAGYFDVEPLDKGPDFRRELTLNLEELDFEVEASHHEVGPGQNEIAFKFKDALKTADAVITFKQAIKAIVDNMATFDQMDYRVTFMPKPFFGVNGSGMHCHQSVFKGDRNLFSDPNSETGLSKDALHFMGGLLAHAPALTAITNPIVNSYKRLVPGYEAPVYRAYGLRNRSALIRVPAARGKATRIEYRAPDPACNPYLAFAVMLEAGIDGIQNKIDPGEPTEINIYSLTEEEREAMGIKVLPSSLWEAYHALEEDPLILSALGDHISEKFLELKYKEWDEYRVQVFGYEQNKYLDI, encoded by the coding sequence ATGACTGAAAAAGTTAACGAAGAATTGATGGAAAACGTAATTAAACAAATGAAAGAGGATAATATTAAATTTATCCGTTTACAATTTGTTGATATAAATGGAACTGCTAAAAATATTGTAATTCCATTTAAAGAAGATGAAATGGAAGATTTATTTACTGAAGGAATGTTATTTGATGGATCCTCAATTGCAGGATTCGTAGGAATTAATGAAAGTGACCTCGTTCTTAAACCTGACATACATACTTACTCAAGATTATCCTGGAGACCTGAAGAATCTGCAGTATGTAGATTTATTTGTGATGTATGGACTCCTGACGGAAAACCATTTGCTGGAGATCCAAGAAGTGTCTTGAAAAAATCTTTAGCTAAAATTGCAAAAATGGGATTACAATATAATATCGGTCCAGAACCAGAATTCTTTATTGTAGATATTGATGATGAAGGTTATCCAATGCCTTATGATGAAGCAGGTTACTTTGATGTAGAACCTTTAGACAAAGGACCTGATTTCAGAAGAGAATTAACCTTAAACTTAGAAGAATTAGATTTCGAAGTAGAAGCTTCCCACCACGAAGTAGGACCTGGTCAAAACGAAATTGCATTTAAGTTTAAAGATGCATTAAAAACTGCAGATGCAGTAATTACTTTCAAACAAGCTATAAAAGCTATTGTAGACAACATGGCTACATTTGACCAAATGGATTACAGAGTAACATTTATGCCAAAACCATTCTTTGGTGTAAACGGTAGTGGTATGCATTGTCACCAATCTGTATTTAAAGGAGACAGGAACTTATTCTCCGACCCAAATAGTGAAACTGGATTATCTAAAGATGCACTTCACTTCATGGGAGGATTACTTGCACACGCACCAGCATTAACTGCAATTACTAACCCAATTGTAAATTCATACAAACGTTTAGTACCCGGTTATGAAGCTCCAGTATACAGAGCATATGGTTTAAGAAACAGATCTGCATTAATTAGGGTACCTGCAGCTCGTGGAAAAGCAACACGTATTGAATACAGAGCACCAGACCCAGCATGTAACCCATACTTAGCATTTGCAGTAATGTTAGAAGCAGGTATTGATGGTATCCAAAATAAAATTGACCCTGGTGAACCTACCGAAATTAACATTTACTCATTAACTGAAGAAGAAAGAGAAGCTATGGGAATTAAAGTTTTACCATCCAGTTTATGGGAAGCTTACCATGCACTTGAAGAAGACCCATTAATATTATCTGCTTTAGGAGATCACATTAGTGAAAAATTCTTAGAACTTAAATATAAAGAATGGGACGAATACCGTGTACAAGTATTCGGATATGAACAAAACAAATATTTAGACATTTAA